Genomic window (Rosa chinensis cultivar Old Blush chromosome 6, RchiOBHm-V2, whole genome shotgun sequence):
GTTAAAGCCAACTGAGGCTGCATTGCTCAATTGGGCTATTGATCTGATGGCCGATGTTGTTGAGGAAGAAGAATTCAACAAGATGAATGCAAGAAACATCGCTATGGTTTTTGCCCCAAACATGACTCAGGTAATCTAAATCTATAGGAAAGATTCTaattttggttattactgctCAAAAAGAtatattgttaatttgtttgcaatTCTCCATACCAGATGTCTGATCCATTAACGGCTTTGATGCATGCGGTTCAAGTAATGAATTTGCTTAAGACCCTGATCACGAAAACACTAAATGAGCGTGAAGAGACTGAAAGCGGATCATATTCACAGTCCCCAATGTCATCTTGTTCATCTGAGGGTCAAACAGATGACTTTGATAGTCAGCACGAGGTTGAAAGCAGCTCCACGTTAATCAAGACTTCACCAACATCAGATTATGATGAAAatggcagcagcagcaacaacagtGAAGATGAATCTGAAGTCAAGTTACTGAATGACATAGAAGAATGCTTACGACAATTGGATGAGAATAAACTTTCAACAAATGGCTTGGTAATGTTGGGTGAACTAACATGCGAGTTGCAAGGTGAGTCTTTGAGTCCTCAGTGCTGCTCTAATGTGGAGTCCGCCACATCCTTTACTGATAGCAAAAATAGGGATTCTGGCTCGAGTACAAGtgacgaggaagaagaagacactgCGAAATCTATCATAGCTGTGGCACAGGACTCTGATATTAAAAACCATACAAGCATAAATGAAATGGAGATGGTGGACAGATCTGCGGAGTCTGTTTTGCCTATGCCATTGACTGCATCTACTGGATTTGTTTGACTGGCATTTCAATTTTCCGGTGCTCCCAATTTAccactctctttcttcttctagcGGTTGTTTGTGACTTGTCAGCTTTTTGAGTTCAGCTTTGGGCTGAACTCGTGCTTGATGTGCTTGATTTGTAATAGAATAGGACCTCTAATTGTAACATTTACTTAAAATGTTTGATAGTTAGGAGTCTAATCCCGTTACCATATTTGGTGATCTGTGTGGAAGCTTTTCAGTAACATCTTAGGGAGCTTGTCAAATTCACTCAACTTGGAATTTGGTGAAGTCAATGTTTGTATTTTAATGAAGTTAATGCTTGTGTTTTAATCTGATTATTTCATCATGCTTCTAGTTCTTTTGCATTGCCAAACAAGCTGAAGATTTTGTTGGCTTAAAACTTGGCTATATACTTAAATTGGAGACTGGTTATCATAAAGGCTACTGGTTAtcataaatgtataattttgtTCTAGTCTTATGAAGAAATGGAatatgaagaaatggaagaataGCACTAGAATAACTTAACTCAACACCAAACTACAAAGAATACAGTACCAAatttttttcaacaaaattaaataaaaagcaCTATTGCTGTATCAAGCAGACAAGCACAATAACTTCTGCTCACAAGAGGAGCCAGAGTCGGTAACATATGGATTAAACTATTAGAGAGTTGGAACATATGGATGAAACAAGCACCCACGACTGATGTATGAGAGTTCTTCTTGGTCCTTAAAAGATCATTAAGCGTTAGCGAGAGGCTGTGGAGGGATAGTGCATCATGCCGAGATAGATACAAAGAAATTCAGAATACCTGTTGATCTCAAAGTAAAGTCACTATAAAATAGATTTCCATACATGTTATTTCAAAATTTCCCCAGAAGATCGACGAGGAAGggatgcaaggagagacacaGTGTTCAACTTATGAGAATAGCAGTGTTCAAACACTAGAAAGCTTATAATGTACCCAATAATGATAATGAAATCTACATGTGCCAGTTTGCAAGTAATTTTAGCCGATTACTCTTATGGCACAGCAATGGCGTAATGAAAATCATATGCAAGACTAAACTATCAACATCAACTACATTATTTCTTTCCTGAGAGAACAACTGTTGTCATTCCCAGCTTATGGCATATACTTTCACCCTAGGAAACTTTTCGACTTCTAATCAGCCATTCAATCCCAGTGACCTAATTATTCCATTATTCTCATTTTTCCTTTCCCTAGCTACACTGTTCAATGCTGAGTTGTTATAAGTCATTATGTATTTTTTCAGTACATGAAGCCTTCAACTAGAGGCATCAGTAGCATTCAACATGTGCTCATTTGAGATATGAGCATATCGATAAAAAAGGCATCAGCGGTGCTCTTATGAACAAGAATTTTGTAGGCCAATCACAACATGCTATCTGTGGGGACAGATTTTCACCCATTTTACGATgataatttcaaattcaaacacATGCGATATGCCAAACTTTCAGGCCAAAATTTGAAGAGTATAGGTGCCCCACACATAAGCCAACCTATGATTTCAAATGACACAACAGCTACTGACTCGGTGGatgaagataaaaataaaaattcaaagacTACACATGAAAggatacccaaaaaaaaaaacccaccctACATACATACTTATCATAAAAGAGATGTATCAATAACAGAAACTAAACACTTGTGTTTCAAGAATAGGAAGAATGAAAAGCCTCATTAAGTTAACTCAAAGGAATTAATGGGGTTTCTAAGGTTTGTGGATCATACCTTTGTCAGCTGCAATGCAGACTGCAATAAAGGCGTTTTAACTACTTTCCTCTCTACAATGAGGCACAATCTCAACAGGTAACTTTTCGTTTGGTCGTGTCATCATATCCCACGGATAGTTCAAACCAAAAGAAGCAACAACTGAGACCACAGATGCAGTGGTCTACATGCAGCCTGCAATAATAACGGTGTTTAACAAGTTAGTACTCATGAGCAAAAGCTAACCAATAGAATTATAGAAACATGCTCAAACTTCAATCAAGTTACCTGCATCATGACGCCAATGAGCCCAGGAAACACTTCTTCAACATTTTAAAACAAGACCAAGAGCATATCAGCATGCCAGATGTTAACTCAAGCCCACAAAAGACTTCAACAACATAGGTAGACAAGTATATATAGTAACCCGTAGATTCACAGTAAGAATCTCTACTATCTATTAATTGCTCAACAAATACAGAAATAAGTAAGAATATGGAAAAGTATTAACATATAGATCAGATGCACAACATCAAGTGATATTTAATAAGAACAACATAGACAAGCACTTCATATCACATTGATTTTGGCAATGCCTAATTAAACCTAATACATTTACAGAAGCCATGTGATAATACTTCTAATTTCCAAGGCATCTATATAACTGGAAAAGCAATTAATCACAACAAGAATACATCTGTAAACCTACTGTATATCTTACATCATTACATGTATACAACAGAcagttatgaaaaaaaaaaatgaaatcagGTCTTTGAACTGTGGAAACAAAAGAATCAGGGATCAATTATCATGAATGTTTCCACGAATTATACAATGAGATGTTTGCGAGAGAAGAATGAATAAATTGATAGTTACTGTCTAAAAGAACTTTCATGATACACATATTACAGATTGTATTGGTGAAGTACGCACCATGAATTACAAGTTTTCAGGCCTTTCATTCCTTTGAGGAAATTACAAGCGGGATGAAATAAACCATATCTTTGCAAATCATCTAAATCCATCCCACAAGGTTGATGCAGCGACTCCATACATCCAATTTGCATGCGACCACTTGCTATAAAGAACTTGCGTCCTTCCATCACTCACCTTGAAATTAATAGGGTTTGTTCTGCTTGTTATCTCTCTTGAGCTGAACCTTTAATTTCTTACCACTTAATTGGTATCCATTCATAACACCGATAGCAGATTGAGCAGCCTCTGGTGAATCATAGCTTACAAATCCTGCAAATATAAACTGCTTAGAGAACAACATTTCCATGCAACTCACATCACAATCAAATTTTGCTAGAGAAATAATCTCACCAAAACATTTGCTGACACCGGTTGCTTTATCAACAAAAACCTTGGCACTCAAAACCCTACCAAATGCTTGAAAAGCATTAGCAAGCTCTTGATCTCCAAATTCTTGAGGTATGTGGTAGATAAATAAATTAGCACCAGGAGGACCTAAGTCAGAGAAAATAGAATGATTGACGAAATACCACCACCAAGAACTTTATCGTTAATTTGAAAAATCAACACATGTATAGATAACAACCTTCAACCTGACCCCCGGAACTTCTACTGGTGCCTAAGGATGTGGCTGGGTTACTGTTCACAACTAGAGGCGACAATGAACCAGGTGAGGCGCTCAATGGCCGGTGACTCACCATTCCTCCCGGATATATCATTGGATGCTGAAGACCTGGAACCGCAGGATAACCAGAACCCAGGTAACTTGGACGCATGGCAAAATTTCTAGGGGCAATATTGGGAGGAAGGTCGGGTGTAATTCGATGTAAAGCATTTCCTTGATTTACAGGGGGTATCATATTATGGAAACCTGGTTGATTTTGCAGTGCTGGCAGGCGGTATGGCATAAGGCCATATGTTCCAGGAGCCTACAGTGGGAATGTAATGATGATTAATTTAGACACTGCTTCACTATATCAGTTACTCTACTGATgaacaagaattaaaaaaaattttaaaaaaaagctTTTGGTAATCTCATGAGCATGTTTGTAACTGTACTTGAGAATCTCAAGGATTAGGCCCTATATGTGAATGCAAGCTTAATGTGACTATTGGGACATTAAGTCAAGCATTCACATATAGGCCCTAATCCTTGAGATTCTCAAGTACAGTTACAAACATGCTCATGAGTTCCTTTTACTATTGGGagatataaacaaaataaaaatggaagTTATTTATGGAGATATAGGAATTGCACTCACCTGATAACTATACCCATTATATGAGGGAACGTAACTCATAGGCAAGGCTCCAAATAAAGATGGAGGTTGTGAATCAGAATTTGGCACATTAGCAGCCTGTGAATGAGCTTTTTGGGCTCTCCGAGCTAGCCTTTCCTTTTCTGTGTCTGCCCATTTGACAACCAAAGGAACACTTGAACCCTGATAACACAAGACATACCAATGATGAATTCAACTGAACACGACAGAGACCAATATAGAATACTATTATTTAATTTGATACAATATGATTGCTGACTTATCAACCAACCAAATTGCTGACTCATCAACCATCAGCATAATTCAATCAATCAGAAAAGAGACCTTTCTACTAACAAGTGTGTCTTCATAAATACTAAAAGAGGGAAGTCAGTAATAAAAGCATAGCATCAAGAACTAAGAACACATAAACAATTTTCAATATGCATTTCCAGCCACTGCCACGTGAATGATTGTATTAGCAACAGACCTCCATTTTGTGTTTTCCATTAATGGCTTCCAGGGCAGCAAGTGCTTGTTCTTTTGTCTCATACTTTAAAAATGCACAGCCTGccaaatagcaaaaaaaaaaagtatgtggATATTCACTTATTAGTGTAGGACCAGTATATTTTTGCGCTACTCGAGCAATAAACCCACCATACAGGAAAGACAGCTTACCTTTGCTCGTTTGCTGAGAACCCCTTAATATCTGTAGGTCCTTTACTGTTCCGTATTTAGAGAAAAGATCGGATACTTCAACTTCGGAAACATTCTTTGGAAGCATACCGACAAAGAGCTTATGTTCTGAATTGCAGGGACAGTTGGAGAATTATCAGGGTCCGTTCAGTAATCAAGCATAAACACTAAATGAATTAAATGAAATACAAGAACTATTGGTTCAACAAAACTTCCTATGAATAGTCTCAGGGAAAAGAGAATAATTCAATTATCAAATTAATATTACACCTAGTCTTTCTAACTCGCCATCAGCATACTTCACTTGCAACGGACTTGATGCCTGAATTGGACAAAAGAACAGAGCAGCTTTCAATCAGAATGAgtataattaattaaaagaagTTATAAACACTTTCCACTGGCCTAGGGAAATAAATTAGACCACATATACAGTTTTAGTTGACATTATATGTTCAATCAAGTTAATGTAAATCAATAAAACCATAGTTTTTCACTCTTAGTTGAATAACAATTCATCAGCAGGCATAGGCAAGAGCCCAGTTCTTGCATGGGAAACCTCTTGAAGGTCCAGCAAGGCCAACATAGATCCCCCAGTTGCTCTAAAACCTATGCCACAAAAATGCTTTAAATATAGTTGTTCATATAGCAAGCTGCCAATCGTGATTTCTAGTGGGTAAACTATGCCAAGAGAAGATTGCCTAAAATATGATTCAGGTTTCAGATGCTCAATATTTTCTAATATGGTCTGACCAACATCACTGTGTTTCATCAGTTCTCCTGAAACAACCACCATAAACATTCTTAACTTCTACATAAATTGACACTAGAACCATATTTAACCTCAATTTCTATCACTTCTTCTCAATGGACAGTGACTTTTTAAATATCATGCTCCTTAAAACTTTGACAgagaaaaatcagttttttgCTTCAATTAGTTCACACGAGCAGATTCTACTTTTACTTTGTGGGAAATGTAGGCCATTTCTACGTCCATGGCAATGCTCTGATATTCCACTGCAAGTTGTCAGTGGCCTAACACGCATCACCATGTACAAATCATTATCCCTAAAGAGAAATTCTGCTAGCCCTCTGCAGGAAAGATGAAGCGTAAGCACAGGAGCCTACCGCAATTTTTCAAGGAAGGAAAATAGGATATGAACCA
Coding sequences:
- the LOC112174406 gene encoding rho GTPase-activating protein 2 — translated: MTGLVMVTRGGGCGGNLKGVKGGSTKEEEQNQLSLVDFLLSAIRKSMVACRVEQGEEMISAVQNLDIGWPTNVRHITHVTFDRFNGFLGLPVEFEVEIPGRVPSASASVFGVSVDSMQLSFDSRGNSVPTILLLMQERLYAQGGLKAEGIFRINPENGQEEIVRGQLNRGIVPDDVDVHCLSGLIKAWFRELPSGVLDGLSPEQVLQCETEEDCVELVKQLKPTEAALLNWAIDLMADVVEEEEFNKMNARNIAMVFAPNMTQMSDPLTALMHAVQVMNLLKTLITKTLNEREETESGSYSQSPMSSCSSEGQTDDFDSQHEVESSSTLIKTSPTSDYDENGSSSNNSEDESEVKLLNDIEECLRQLDENKLSTNGLVMLGELTCELQGESLSPQCCSNVESATSFTDSKNRDSGSSTSDEEEEDTAKSIIAVAQDSDIKNHTSINEMEMVDRSAESVLPMPLTASTGFV
- the LOC112174408 gene encoding RNA-binding protein BRN1 isoform X1, with the translated sequence MAEGRKERRPSSEESVKLFVGQVPKHMNEAQLLAMFQEFSLVDEVNIIKDKTTRASRGCCFVICPSREEADKAVNACHNKKTLPGASSPLQVKYADGELERLEHKLFVGMLPKNVSEVEVSDLFSKYGTVKDLQILRGSQQTSKGCAFLKYETKEQALAALEAINGKHKMEGSSVPLVVKWADTEKERLARRAQKAHSQAANVPNSDSQPPSLFGALPMSYVPSYNGYSYQAPGTYGLMPYRLPALQNQPGFHNMIPPVNQGNALHRITPDLPPNIAPRNFAMRPSYLGSGYPAVPGLQHPMIYPGGMVSHRPLSASPGSLSPLVVNSNPATSLGTSRSSGGQVEGPPGANLFIYHIPQEFGDQELANAFQAFGRVLSAKVFVDKATGVSKCFGFVSYDSPEAAQSAIGVMNGYQLSGKKLKVQLKRDNKQNKPY
- the LOC112174408 gene encoding RNA-binding protein BRN1 isoform X2 translates to MLPKNVSEVEVSDLFSKYGTVKDLQILRGSQQTSKGCAFLKYETKEQALAALEAINGKHKMEGSSVPLVVKWADTEKERLARRAQKAHSQAANVPNSDSQPPSLFGALPMSYVPSYNGYSYQAPGTYGLMPYRLPALQNQPGFHNMIPPVNQGNALHRITPDLPPNIAPRNFAMRPSYLGSGYPAVPGLQHPMIYPGGMVSHRPLSASPGSLSPLVVNSNPATSLGTSRSSGGQVEGPPGANLFIYHIPQEFGDQELANAFQAFGRVLSAKVFVDKATGVSKCFGFVSYDSPEAAQSAIGVMNGYQLSGKKLKVQLKRDNKQNKPY